In Halosegnis marinus, one genomic interval encodes:
- a CDS encoding radical SAM protein: protein MKDPADLSVTLVDGYVDEPAHFGVPPYISTYPRYTAGALVDAGVPAEQVTYHTIDELREDRAKWRDVEEADLFVYIGGMTVPGKYVGGTPAEPDEVRELAWVADGTTLMGGPVRFGVGEENAGAQDMERDDLDYDFLAMADVEAAAYDLAHGGLEGFENRYRSNEEVARWAAKGAFVVEQHPNHPDYLICEMETSRGCAYRCSFCTEPMYGDPAFRTADAVVREVESLYDRGARHFRIGRQADILAFGGDGEAPNPDALRDLYGGIREVAPDLGTLHLDNMNPVTIVDYPERSREAIEIIARHNTAGDTAAFGLESADPVVQEENNLLVTADECLEAVRVVNEAGGWRPGEDPSNAPSHGPDAPNRLPKLLPGINLVHGLMGERPETYEHNKRFLRDVYDEGLMLRRINIRQVMAFEGTEMAETGADIAKEHKRNFKAYKREVREEIDNPMLKRVAPVGTVLPDVHFEYHQDGRTFGRQLGTYSLLVAVPGERELGRTTDVAITGHGYRSVTGVPHPLDVNAASMDELTAVPGIGSGTAGDIVVNRPYADLGDVTAGEADLRDFFAVRSPGDAD, encoded by the coding sequence ATGAAGGACCCGGCCGACCTCTCCGTCACGCTCGTGGACGGCTACGTGGACGAGCCGGCCCACTTCGGCGTGCCGCCGTACATCTCCACCTACCCGCGCTACACGGCCGGCGCGCTCGTGGACGCCGGCGTCCCGGCGGAGCAGGTGACGTACCACACCATCGACGAACTCCGCGAGGACCGCGCCAAGTGGCGCGACGTGGAGGAGGCGGACCTGTTCGTCTACATCGGCGGCATGACCGTCCCCGGCAAGTACGTCGGCGGCACCCCCGCCGAACCCGACGAGGTGCGCGAACTCGCGTGGGTCGCCGACGGCACGACGCTGATGGGCGGCCCGGTCCGGTTCGGCGTCGGCGAGGAGAACGCCGGCGCACAGGACATGGAGCGCGACGACCTCGACTACGACTTCCTCGCGATGGCCGACGTGGAGGCCGCCGCCTACGACCTCGCACACGGCGGGCTGGAGGGGTTCGAGAACCGCTACCGCTCGAACGAGGAGGTGGCGCGGTGGGCCGCGAAGGGCGCGTTCGTCGTCGAACAGCACCCGAACCACCCCGACTACCTCATCTGCGAGATGGAGACCTCCCGGGGGTGCGCCTACCGATGCTCGTTCTGTACGGAGCCGATGTACGGCGACCCCGCCTTCCGGACGGCCGACGCCGTGGTCCGCGAGGTGGAGAGCCTCTACGACCGCGGCGCGCGCCACTTCCGCATCGGCCGGCAGGCCGACATCCTCGCGTTCGGCGGCGACGGCGAGGCCCCCAACCCCGACGCCCTTCGCGACCTCTACGGCGGCATCCGCGAGGTGGCGCCCGACCTCGGTACGCTCCACCTCGACAACATGAACCCCGTGACCATCGTGGACTACCCGGAGAGGTCGCGGGAAGCCATCGAAATCATCGCCCGGCACAACACCGCGGGCGACACCGCGGCGTTCGGACTCGAATCGGCGGACCCCGTCGTCCAGGAGGAGAACAACCTCCTCGTCACCGCCGACGAGTGTCTGGAGGCCGTCCGCGTCGTCAACGAGGCGGGCGGCTGGCGGCCCGGCGAGGACCCGTCGAACGCCCCGTCTCACGGGCCGGACGCCCCGAACCGCCTCCCGAAGCTCCTCCCGGGCATCAACCTCGTTCACGGGCTGATGGGCGAGCGCCCGGAGACGTACGAGCACAACAAGCGCTTCCTCCGCGACGTCTACGACGAGGGGCTGATGCTCAGACGCATCAACATCCGGCAGGTGATGGCCTTCGAGGGGACGGAGATGGCCGAGACGGGCGCGGACATAGCCAAGGAGCACAAGCGGAACTTCAAGGCCTACAAGCGGGAGGTGCGCGAGGAGATAGACAACCCGATGCTGAAGCGGGTCGCCCCGGTCGGCACCGTCCTCCCCGACGTCCACTTCGAGTACCACCAGGACGGGCGGACCTTCGGCCGGCAACTCGGCACGTACTCGCTGCTCGTCGCGGTCCCGGGCGAGCGCGAACTCGGGCGGACGACGGACGTGGCCATCACGGGCCACGGCTACCGCTCGGTGACGGGCGTGCCCCATCCGCTCGACGTGAACGCCGCGTCGATGGACGAACTCACGGCCGTCCCGGGTATCGGCTCGGGCACCGCGGGCGACATCGTCGTGAACCGCCCGTACGCGGACCTCGGAGACGTGACCGCGGGCGAGGCCGACCTGCGCGACTTCTTCGCCGTGCGCTCGCCCGGCGACGCGGACTGA
- a CDS encoding CDGSH iron-sulfur domain-containing protein, whose amino-acid sequence MREVTHEATGPVRLDASDIDEEYGDIAVCMCGLSDDRPFCDGSHRATEGEEPGVRYKYEGGERRRVNLLVED is encoded by the coding sequence ATGCGCGAGGTCACCCACGAGGCGACGGGGCCGGTCCGGCTCGACGCCTCGGACATCGACGAGGAGTACGGCGACATCGCCGTCTGCATGTGCGGGCTCTCCGACGACCGTCCCTTCTGCGACGGGTCGCACCGGGCCACGGAGGGAGAGGAACCGGGCGTCCGCTACAAGTACGAGGGCGGCGAGCGGCGGCGCGTGAACCTCCTCGTCGAGGACTAG
- a CDS encoding DUF7559 family protein codes for MPKTLEAVCTRDDCDLDMFELHYTYDMPDGTGLEAFTCPYCGNADGLEELTP; via the coding sequence ATGCCGAAGACCCTCGAAGCCGTCTGCACGCGCGACGACTGCGACCTCGACATGTTCGAACTCCACTACACGTACGACATGCCCGACGGGACGGGGCTGGAGGCGTTCACCTGCCCGTACTGCGGCAACGCCGACGGGCTGGAGGAGCTGACGCCATGA
- a CDS encoding Hsp20/alpha crystallin family protein, which translates to MTDLREIGESVGRRMLEGAGRVSARVQEERPLAADVLEGDGAYLVVFDAPGVEMEDVQVRFEDGAVHVRLDRFRDVHDGYEMVFPGRGLTLEGRADLPAGAAVEPTRAEATLTENGALRVEVPKVVAESDGDDEDAPESIDVGDDGDDADADDEE; encoded by the coding sequence ATGACGGACCTACGAGAGATCGGCGAGTCGGTCGGCCGCCGGATGCTGGAGGGCGCCGGCCGCGTCTCCGCCCGCGTCCAGGAGGAGCGCCCGCTCGCCGCGGACGTGCTGGAGGGCGACGGCGCCTACCTCGTCGTCTTCGACGCGCCCGGCGTCGAGATGGAGGACGTCCAGGTCCGCTTCGAGGACGGCGCGGTCCACGTCCGCCTCGACCGCTTCCGCGACGTCCACGACGGCTACGAGATGGTGTTCCCCGGCCGCGGCCTCACGCTCGAAGGCCGCGCCGACCTCCCGGCCGGCGCGGCCGTGGAACCGACCCGCGCGGAGGCCACCCTCACCGAGAACGGCGCGCTCCGCGTCGAGGTGCCGAAGGTCGTCGCCGAGTCGGACGGCGACGACGAGGACGCGCCCGAGTCCATCGACGTGGGCGACGACGGCGATGACGCGGACGCCGACGACGAGGAGTAG
- a CDS encoding NAD(P)/FAD-dependent oxidoreductase produces the protein MDIAVVGGGAVGATLAYDLAEDAEVTLYEADELAAGASGRAAGLCYDAFSDRRDAELATRALERFRGLAGGGGFAFTDCPYVWLVRETGEEADERRAAEVREQAERMRDHGLDVTTLSGEEVAARFPGVVGGDVAVAAVAESAGYADPESYTKTIGLLARARGADIREGTPATLTEDGDVRTADGIEEHDAVVVAAGAHTREVVRDVAPIPVKPYRVQALVTEAADADPPMLFDATNGFYLRPHGEGLLVGNGTEPVEQDPDDWDREADTDFREDCVTYQERALGWSWPEARSWAGLCTATPDGDPLVGELADGVHVATGWQGHGFMRAPAVAERLAAQVLGEGEGIQGFDPRRFDGDEQFEIVEGMDVERR, from the coding sequence ATGGATATCGCAGTCGTCGGGGGCGGCGCGGTCGGCGCGACGCTCGCGTACGACCTCGCCGAGGACGCCGAGGTGACGCTGTACGAGGCCGACGAACTCGCGGCCGGCGCGAGCGGGCGGGCGGCGGGCCTCTGTTACGACGCCTTCTCCGACCGCCGCGACGCCGAACTGGCGACCCGGGCGCTCGAACGGTTCCGCGGCCTCGCGGGCGGGGGCGGCTTCGCGTTCACGGACTGCCCGTACGTGTGGCTCGTTCGGGAGACGGGCGAGGAGGCTGACGAGCGGCGCGCGGCCGAGGTGCGCGAACAGGCCGAACGGATGCGCGACCACGGCCTCGACGTGACGACGCTGTCGGGCGAGGAGGTCGCGGCGCGGTTCCCGGGCGTCGTCGGCGGGGACGTGGCCGTCGCCGCCGTCGCGGAGTCGGCGGGCTACGCCGACCCCGAGTCGTACACGAAGACCATCGGCCTGCTGGCGCGCGCCCGCGGCGCGGACATCCGGGAGGGGACGCCCGCGACGCTTACCGAGGACGGTGACGTGCGGACCGCGGACGGAATAGAAGAACACGACGCCGTCGTCGTCGCCGCGGGGGCCCACACCCGCGAGGTGGTGCGCGACGTTGCCCCGATACCGGTCAAGCCGTACCGCGTGCAGGCGCTCGTCACCGAAGCCGCGGACGCCGACCCGCCGATGCTGTTCGACGCGACGAACGGCTTCTACCTCCGGCCCCACGGCGAGGGACTGCTGGTCGGGAACGGCACGGAGCCGGTCGAGCAGGACCCCGACGACTGGGACCGGGAGGCGGACACGGACTTCCGCGAGGACTGCGTGACGTATCAGGAGCGCGCGCTCGGCTGGTCGTGGCCGGAAGCGCGCTCGTGGGCGGGGCTGTGTACCGCGACGCCGGACGGGGACCCGCTCGTCGGCGAACTCGCCGACGGCGTCCACGTGGCGACCGGGTGGCAGGGCCACGGCTTCATGCGCGCGCCGGCGGTAGCCGAGCGGCTGGCGGCGCAGGTACTCGGCGAGGGGGAGGGGATACAGGGGTTCGACCCCCGCCGGTTCGACGGGGACGAACAGTTCGAGATAGTCGAGGGAATGGACGTGGAGCGGCGGTAG
- a CDS encoding creatininase family protein has product MHLARETTRSVAEADPEVAVLPVGSTEQHGPHLPLGTDHLVAEAFADALDRADSVVLPTLPVGVSDHHRQFHGTLSLSPETFERAVRETVASLAEHGTRKVVLLNGHGGNDDALRRAARTLRREETAFAVPWNWWDGYDPALAEDLLGEGLGHANAVETSMVLHVARDLVDEERVADAEATAAESWGREVHGADVGFDTADFSEGGAVGTPTAASADAGKQLFDASLAELTALVDWLAAEPFADLLPEPHR; this is encoded by the coding sequence ATGCACCTCGCACGCGAGACGACGCGCTCCGTCGCCGAGGCCGACCCCGAGGTGGCGGTCCTCCCGGTCGGCTCGACGGAACAGCACGGCCCGCACCTGCCGCTGGGAACCGACCACCTCGTCGCGGAAGCGTTCGCCGACGCGCTCGACCGCGCGGACTCCGTCGTCCTTCCGACGCTCCCCGTCGGCGTGAGCGACCACCACCGGCAGTTCCACGGCACGCTGTCGCTGTCGCCCGAGACCTTCGAGCGCGCCGTCCGCGAGACGGTCGCGTCGCTCGCCGAGCACGGAACCCGGAAGGTCGTCCTCCTCAACGGCCACGGTGGCAACGACGACGCGCTCCGGCGCGCGGCGCGGACCCTCCGCCGCGAGGAGACGGCGTTCGCCGTCCCGTGGAACTGGTGGGACGGCTACGACCCGGCGCTGGCCGAGGACCTGCTCGGTGAGGGGTTGGGCCACGCGAACGCCGTCGAGACGAGCATGGTGCTGCACGTCGCCCGCGACCTCGTGGACGAGGAGCGCGTCGCGGACGCGGAGGCGACCGCCGCCGAGTCGTGGGGCCGCGAGGTCCACGGGGCGGACGTTGGGTTCGACACCGCCGACTTCTCCGAGGGCGGCGCGGTGGGGACGCCGACGGCGGCGAGCGCCGACGCCGGGAAACAGCTGTTCGACGCCTCGCTCGCGGAGCTGACGGCGCTGGTCGACTGGCTCGCGGCCGAGCCGTTCGCCGACCTGCTCCCGGAGCCGCACCGGTAG
- a CDS encoding DUF7388 family protein — MRHTPLARADLDGVAVKPLEHDLARVADLDAPLVNVDYEGREAFPDGDTLRDLAAHTRLSVTTPVRADGFDPLGDDSLLPLPDGVERVLVAGNPAYLTDAERERAVAPRLGAARETAPEAWVGTEGVERLAMAAGGPQYELLSRRTGREVRALRAAGFDGDLALYAPVVLSDEEDEILDAVGGYAARRGPVKRALPDGATTDGTAGGRAREVLSQAVRDYALVGSVAEVAKRVAELREAGVDTVVGYPARGLDEFRG; from the coding sequence CTGCGCCACACCCCTCTCGCCCGGGCGGACCTCGACGGCGTGGCCGTGAAGCCGCTCGAACACGACCTCGCGCGCGTCGCCGACCTCGACGCGCCGCTCGTGAACGTCGACTACGAGGGGCGCGAGGCGTTCCCCGACGGGGACACCCTGCGCGACCTGGCCGCCCACACCCGCCTGTCCGTCACGACGCCCGTCCGCGCGGACGGCTTCGACCCGCTGGGCGACGACTCGCTGCTCCCCCTCCCCGACGGTGTCGAACGCGTCCTCGTCGCGGGCAACCCCGCGTACCTGACCGACGCCGAGCGCGAGCGCGCCGTCGCGCCGCGGCTGGGCGCGGCCCGCGAGACGGCCCCGGAGGCGTGGGTCGGCACCGAGGGCGTCGAGCGGCTGGCGATGGCCGCGGGCGGCCCGCAGTACGAACTCCTCTCGCGGCGCACGGGCAGGGAGGTCCGGGCGCTCCGGGCCGCCGGCTTCGACGGCGACCTCGCGCTGTACGCCCCGGTCGTCCTCTCCGACGAGGAGGACGAGATACTCGACGCCGTCGGCGGGTACGCCGCGCGCCGCGGCCCGGTGAAGCGCGCGCTCCCCGACGGCGCGACGACGGACGGCACGGCCGGCGGGCGCGCCCGCGAGGTGCTCTCGCAGGCCGTGCGCGACTACGCGCTCGTCGGGAGCGTCGCCGAGGTCGCAAAGCGAGTGGCCGAACTCCGCGAGGCCGGCGTCGATACCGTCGTCGGCTACCCGGCCCGCGGCCTCGACGAGTTCCGCGGCTGA
- a CDS encoding ABC transporter ATP-binding protein, whose product MAAIELSHLTKRYGDVLALDDVSLTVEAGEVFGFLGPNGAGKSTTIDVLLDFVRPTSGKARVLGFDAQRDGLDVRRRTGVLPDGYHVYDRLTGRQHVQFAVDSKGTDDDAAALLDRVGIADAADRPAGGYSKGMRQRLVLAMALVGEPDLLILDEPSTGLDPRGASEMRDIIRAEAARGATVFFSSHILEQVEAVCDRVAIIDEGRLVTVDTIEGLRAAMGDGDTLTLTLDAVPEGLAEAVGAVDGVSAVAVDADARRVTVHADGPAKAAVVNAVGTLDATVLDLATSEASLEELFMSATADEDAAAPDDAAPAEVAP is encoded by the coding sequence ATGGCCGCGATAGAGCTCTCACACCTGACCAAGCGCTACGGCGACGTCCTCGCGCTCGACGACGTGTCGCTGACCGTCGAGGCGGGCGAGGTGTTCGGTTTCCTCGGACCCAACGGGGCCGGCAAGTCCACGACCATCGACGTCCTGCTCGACTTCGTCCGGCCGACGAGCGGGAAGGCCCGCGTGCTCGGCTTCGACGCCCAGCGCGACGGCCTCGACGTCCGGCGGCGAACCGGCGTCCTCCCCGACGGCTACCACGTGTACGACCGGCTCACGGGCCGCCAACACGTCCAGTTCGCCGTCGACTCCAAGGGGACGGACGACGACGCCGCGGCGCTGCTCGACCGGGTCGGCATCGCCGACGCCGCCGACCGGCCCGCGGGCGGCTACTCGAAGGGGATGCGCCAGCGCCTCGTCCTCGCGATGGCGCTGGTCGGCGAACCGGACCTGCTCATCCTCGACGAGCCGTCGACGGGGCTCGACCCCCGTGGCGCGAGCGAGATGCGCGACATCATCCGCGCCGAGGCGGCGCGGGGCGCGACGGTGTTCTTCTCCAGTCACATCCTCGAACAGGTCGAGGCCGTCTGTGACCGGGTCGCCATCATCGACGAGGGGCGGCTGGTCACCGTCGACACCATCGAGGGCCTCCGGGCCGCGATGGGCGACGGCGATACCCTCACGCTCACCCTCGACGCCGTCCCCGAGGGGCTCGCCGAGGCGGTCGGCGCGGTCGACGGGGTGTCCGCCGTCGCCGTCGACGCCGACGCGCGCCGGGTGACTGTTCACGCCGACGGGCCGGCGAAGGCCGCCGTCGTGAACGCCGTCGGGACGCTCGACGCGACGGTGCTCGACCTCGCCACGAGCGAGGCGTCGCTGGAGGAACTGTTCATGTCCGCGACGGCCGACGAGGACGCGGCCGCGCCCGACGATGCCGCGCCCGCGGAGGTGGCGCCGTGA
- a CDS encoding ABC transporter permease translates to MTWTVVARKDFADAVRSRALWGLTALFVLLMAGLAAVYRYVQVELAGAGEVETLSLLVFLAGPATLFVAVATLVVCYKAVAGESESGSGKLLLGLPHTRRDVVVGKFVGRSAVLLSALAAGLLVALVVVVALYADFSATQYAAFAAVTALSALAYVGLYVGLSATTTSTSRATVLTVGAFLVVQLLWDVVALGITVFGPDVVSAATAQRAAVFVSTLVPNGAYQLVVGAVAADGFLPAAGTPFYGEGWYGVVVLVVWAVVPAALGYLRYRTLDL, encoded by the coding sequence GTGACGTGGACCGTCGTCGCGCGCAAGGACTTCGCCGACGCGGTGCGCTCGCGCGCGCTGTGGGGGCTGACGGCGCTGTTCGTCCTGCTCATGGCGGGCCTCGCCGCCGTCTACCGGTACGTACAGGTGGAACTCGCGGGCGCGGGCGAGGTGGAGACGCTGAGCCTGCTCGTCTTCCTCGCGGGGCCGGCGACGCTGTTCGTCGCCGTCGCCACGCTCGTCGTCTGTTACAAGGCCGTCGCCGGCGAGTCCGAGAGCGGGAGCGGAAAGCTCCTCCTCGGCCTGCCGCACACCCGCCGGGACGTCGTGGTGGGGAAGTTCGTCGGCCGGAGCGCGGTCCTGCTGAGCGCGCTCGCGGCCGGCCTGCTGGTCGCGCTGGTCGTCGTGGTGGCGCTGTACGCGGACTTCTCGGCGACCCAGTACGCCGCCTTCGCGGCCGTCACGGCGCTGTCCGCGCTCGCGTACGTCGGGCTGTACGTCGGGCTCTCCGCGACGACCACCTCGACGAGCCGCGCCACCGTACTGACGGTCGGCGCGTTCCTCGTCGTCCAGTTGCTGTGGGACGTGGTCGCGCTCGGGATAACCGTGTTCGGCCCCGACGTCGTGAGCGCCGCGACCGCCCAGCGGGCGGCCGTCTTCGTTTCGACGCTCGTCCCGAACGGCGCGTACCAGCTCGTCGTGGGCGCCGTCGCCGCCGACGGGTTCCTGCCCGCGGCCGGAACCCCCTTCTACGGCGAGGGGTGGTACGGCGTCGTCGTACTGGTGGTGTGGGCAGTGGTGCCCGCCGCGCTCGGCTACCTGCGCTACCGCACGCTCGACCTCTGA
- a CDS encoding NUDIX hydrolase, translated as MDLALDRVRAHTPVPATEGERDAAVLVPVVERDGRLHLLFIKRADHLGEHAGQMSFPGGGREPSDDDLLATALREANEEVGMDSTGVEVVGRLDDIATVTSYSVRPFVARVPDQEWVPDEREVAEVVLLPIDELTDLANYESERRDHPHYGDIRLHFFRVDGYTVWGATGRMLVQFLELACGWEMPAEVDRVVDPDADFPV; from the coding sequence ATGGACCTCGCGCTCGACCGCGTCCGCGCCCACACGCCGGTGCCGGCGACGGAGGGCGAGCGCGACGCCGCCGTCCTCGTGCCCGTCGTCGAGCGCGACGGGCGCCTCCACCTGCTGTTCATCAAGCGCGCCGATCACCTCGGCGAGCACGCCGGCCAGATGTCCTTCCCCGGCGGGGGACGCGAACCCTCCGACGACGACCTGCTCGCGACGGCGCTCCGCGAGGCGAACGAGGAGGTCGGGATGGACTCCACGGGCGTGGAGGTCGTGGGCCGGCTGGACGACATCGCGACGGTCACCAGCTACTCGGTGCGACCGTTCGTCGCGCGCGTCCCCGACCAGGAGTGGGTACCGGACGAGCGGGAGGTCGCGGAGGTCGTTCTCCTGCCCATCGACGAACTCACCGACCTCGCCAACTACGAGAGCGAGCGGCGCGACCACCCCCACTACGGGGACATCCGCCTCCACTTCTTCCGCGTGGACGGCTACACGGTGTGGGGCGCGACGGGCCGGATGCTCGTGCAGTTCCTCGAACTCGCCTGCGGCTGGGAGATGCCCGCCGAGGTGGACCGGGTCGTGGACCCGGACGCCGACTTCCCGGTGTAG
- a CDS encoding DUF7109 family protein, with the protein MTLSPDEVAGIVDLFGALRPAELDRAREEYGFRRDEAVPESDVEAAVEAYALVGYERDGDRYLAVGPAAFPALPEGAEDLPHILDVESRAPDRAALERAAEERFRGDVARAVAAEDDDEIRRLLDVSYDLEAWGDLALADLRARLDDALA; encoded by the coding sequence GTGACGCTGTCCCCCGACGAGGTGGCGGGTATCGTGGACCTCTTCGGCGCGCTCCGGCCCGCGGAACTCGACCGCGCCCGCGAGGAGTACGGCTTCCGGCGCGACGAGGCGGTGCCCGAGTCGGACGTCGAGGCCGCCGTCGAGGCGTACGCGCTCGTCGGCTACGAGCGCGACGGCGACCGCTACCTCGCCGTCGGCCCCGCGGCGTTCCCCGCCCTGCCCGAGGGCGCGGAGGACCTGCCGCACATCCTCGACGTGGAGTCGCGCGCGCCCGACCGCGCGGCGCTCGAACGCGCCGCCGAGGAGCGGTTCCGCGGGGACGTGGCCCGCGCCGTCGCCGCGGAGGACGACGACGAGATACGCCGCCTGCTGGACGTGAGCTACGACCTCGAAGCGTGGGGTGACCTCGCGCTCGCCGACCTCCGCGCGCGGCTTGACGACGCGCTCGCGTAG
- a CDS encoding glycosyl transferase family 2: MEYVQERVATLHDFGDARPDAPTERAAVVVPMTEREHASLAAERVLSALERVDPERVVVPLRAEADTAPAVADWLDGFALDVETLWCDGPRLADLLDDHGLTGPRGKGRDVWLGLGVAADSEYVVVHDADATTYTDAHVPRLLFPLDRGFAFSKGYYARVENGRLYGRLFRLFYRPLVRALADAHPGAEVLDYLNAFRYALAGEFAATSDLVRSLRVQRGWGLEVGTLGDAYAEAGVEGTAQVDLGRHEHDHRAVSGPAGLSTMSEQVSAALLRAVEAGGVEPDYDTLPDRYEAAAESLVRAYGTDAAFNGLDYDPADERAQVAEYADAVAPPGEDTRLPAWRKTTLDSGAVREAAAADLEAIR, from the coding sequence ATGGAATACGTGCAGGAGCGGGTCGCCACGCTCCACGACTTCGGCGACGCGCGCCCGGACGCCCCGACCGAGCGGGCGGCCGTCGTCGTCCCGATGACGGAGCGGGAACACGCCTCGCTCGCCGCCGAGCGCGTCCTCTCGGCGCTCGAACGCGTCGACCCCGAGCGCGTCGTCGTTCCCCTGCGCGCGGAGGCCGACACCGCGCCCGCGGTGGCCGACTGGCTCGACGGCTTCGCCCTCGACGTGGAGACGCTGTGGTGTGACGGCCCCCGCCTCGCCGACCTGCTCGACGACCACGGGCTGACCGGCCCCCGGGGGAAGGGCCGGGACGTGTGGCTGGGGCTGGGCGTCGCCGCCGACTCGGAGTACGTCGTCGTCCACGACGCCGACGCGACCACCTACACCGACGCGCACGTCCCCCGCCTGCTGTTCCCGCTCGACCGCGGCTTCGCCTTCTCGAAGGGGTACTACGCCCGGGTCGAGAACGGCCGGCTCTACGGCCGGCTGTTCCGCCTGTTCTACCGGCCGCTGGTCCGCGCGCTCGCGGACGCCCATCCCGGCGCGGAGGTGCTCGACTACCTGAACGCCTTCCGCTACGCGCTCGCCGGGGAGTTCGCGGCGACGAGCGACCTCGTGCGGTCGCTGCGCGTCCAGCGCGGCTGGGGGCTCGAGGTCGGGACGCTCGGGGACGCCTACGCCGAGGCGGGCGTCGAGGGGACCGCACAGGTGGACCTCGGGCGGCACGAACACGACCACCGGGCCGTCTCCGGGCCGGCCGGCCTCTCCACGATGAGCGAGCAGGTGTCGGCCGCGCTCCTCCGCGCCGTCGAGGCGGGCGGCGTCGAGCCGGACTACGACACGCTCCCCGACCGCTACGAGGCGGCCGCCGAGTCGCTCGTCCGCGCCTACGGGACGGACGCCGCGTTCAACGGCCTCGACTACGACCCGGCCGACGAGCGCGCGCAGGTCGCGGAGTACGCCGACGCCGTCGCGCCGCCGGGCGAGGACACCCGCCTCCCCGCGTGGCGCAAGACGACGCTCGACTCGGGAGCGGTCCGGGAGGCCGCGGCGGCGGACCTGGAGGCGATACGGTGA
- a CDS encoding MFS transporter: MVFLVNLARVVFAPLLEYIAADFGVTVGSLGVVASAAWLGSALPRVPTGWLLTRIDRHTVVVGAGGVLTAAATLTASAPNVPALAAGAFLMGLASGVYFIAANPLVSELFPEGVGRALGIHGMASQTAAAGAPVIVIAVVAAFGDWRSTFLVVAVVAALTTAVLYLVGRRADLPDAGSDDRDLLGAARAQLPIILTGVLVTGSVGFVWNGLFNYYPTYMQAKDLDPQTASLMLSVLFTAGIPAFFLTGRLADRVPNVPLLLAVVAGFTACLFVLPHVTGLWPLVVFSVVLGYTIHSLFPAVDTYLLGTLPDRHRASAYTAYSATMMLPQAFGGGVVGSLTESGVTFDAMYTAFAAGLTVVLAALVALYLAGRLPVGRVGESQTGV, encoded by the coding sequence ATGGTCTTCCTCGTGAACCTCGCGCGGGTGGTGTTCGCGCCCCTGCTCGAGTACATCGCGGCGGACTTCGGCGTCACGGTCGGCTCGCTCGGCGTCGTCGCCAGCGCCGCGTGGCTCGGGAGCGCCCTGCCGCGCGTGCCGACCGGCTGGCTGCTCACCCGTATCGACCGCCACACGGTGGTCGTCGGCGCGGGCGGGGTGTTGACCGCGGCGGCGACGCTCACGGCGTCGGCCCCGAACGTCCCCGCGCTCGCCGCGGGCGCGTTCCTGATGGGGCTGGCCTCGGGCGTCTACTTCATCGCCGCGAACCCGCTCGTCTCGGAACTGTTCCCCGAGGGCGTCGGCCGCGCGCTCGGCATCCACGGGATGGCCTCCCAGACCGCCGCCGCGGGCGCGCCGGTCATCGTCATCGCCGTCGTCGCGGCGTTCGGCGACTGGCGCTCCACGTTCCTCGTGGTGGCCGTCGTCGCCGCGCTCACGACCGCCGTCCTCTACCTCGTGGGGCGGCGCGCCGACCTCCCCGACGCCGGGAGCGACGACCGCGACCTGCTCGGCGCGGCCCGCGCGCAGTTGCCGATAATCCTGACGGGCGTGCTCGTCACCGGCTCCGTCGGCTTCGTCTGGAACGGCCTGTTCAACTACTACCCGACGTACATGCAGGCGAAGGACCTCGACCCGCAGACGGCGAGCCTGATGCTCTCGGTGCTGTTCACCGCGGGCATCCCCGCCTTCTTCCTCACCGGACGGCTCGCCGACCGCGTCCCGAACGTTCCCCTCCTGCTCGCCGTCGTCGCCGGCTTCACGGCCTGTCTGTTCGTCCTGCCGCACGTGACGGGGCTGTGGCCGCTCGTCGTCTTCTCCGTGGTGCTGGGCTACACCATCCACTCGCTGTTCCCCGCCGTGGACACGTACCTGCTCGGGACGCTCCCGGACCGCCACCGCGCGTCGGCGTACACGGCCTACTCCGCGACGATGATGCTCCCGCAGGCCTTCGGCGGCGGCGTCGTCGGCTCGCTCACCGAGTCGGGCGTCACCTTCGACGCCATGTACACCGCCTTCGCGGCCGGTCTCACGGTCGTCCTCGCGGCGCTCGTCGCGCTGTACCTCGCCGGGCGACTCCCCGTGGGGCGGGTCGGCGAGAGTCAAACGGGCGTGTGA
- a CDS encoding HVO_0758 family zinc finger protein — protein MDTVRQGLRAGDIEKDTYERLICTHCDENLATKDSEDGVGKVRSCPDCGRQYKQIG, from the coding sequence ATGGACACCGTTCGACAGGGACTCCGCGCCGGGGACATCGAGAAGGACACCTACGAGCGGCTCATCTGCACCCACTGCGACGAGAACCTCGCGACGAAGGACAGCGAGGACGGGGTCGGGAAGGTCCGGTCGTGTCCCGACTGCGGCCGCCAGTACAAACAGATCGGGTAG